Proteins encoded within one genomic window of Chitinophaga parva:
- a CDS encoding GLPGLI family protein produces MHKFAKILIGAAMALPFGQVALAQSTGVIDYDVTMEMDRRFGPGGSNGFGQQGGGEPGAPPQVVNFTQHFTFTSGMGKVDVDRPNFRGRGGNFQPPFSNTTYVDMTHKKTLQVVTENDGDKKSYYTEEDFVTPTSVDTSSEKTKKIAGYNCKKAVIKLRDENFTVWYTRDLPGLNYSPVNGLIPGNGVVLSAESDKRSFVASKVALKPVEDATVALPAGATKISQDEMREKRREAMQKIREQRQQQQQ; encoded by the coding sequence ATGCATAAGTTCGCAAAAATTCTGATTGGTGCCGCAATGGCACTGCCTTTTGGCCAGGTAGCCCTGGCCCAGTCCACAGGTGTGATCGACTATGACGTTACCATGGAAATGGATCGTCGGTTTGGTCCCGGTGGCAGTAATGGTTTTGGCCAGCAGGGTGGCGGAGAGCCGGGCGCTCCCCCGCAGGTAGTGAATTTTACCCAGCACTTTACTTTTACCTCGGGCATGGGCAAGGTAGACGTGGACCGGCCCAACTTCCGTGGCCGTGGCGGTAATTTCCAGCCTCCCTTCAGTAACACTACCTACGTGGATATGACCCACAAAAAAACCTTGCAGGTGGTAACTGAAAATGATGGCGACAAGAAGAGCTACTACACAGAAGAAGACTTTGTAACCCCCACCAGTGTGGACACATCGTCTGAGAAGACTAAGAAAATTGCAGGCTATAATTGTAAAAAAGCCGTGATCAAACTGCGCGATGAAAACTTCACGGTGTGGTACACCCGCGATCTGCCGGGCCTCAATTACTCCCCTGTAAATGGCCTGATACCCGGTAACGGCGTGGTACTGAGCGCAGAAAGCGACAAACGTTCCTTCGTGGCCAGCAAAGTGGCCCTGAAACCCGTAGAAGATGCCACGGTGGCCCTGCCAGCCGGCGCAACGAAGATCAGCCAGGATGAAATGCGTGAAAAACGCCGCGAGGCCATGCAGAAGATCAGAGAACAGCGTCAACAACAACAGCAATAG